The Drosophila gunungcola strain Sukarami chromosome 3L unlocalized genomic scaffold, Dgunungcola_SK_2 000003F, whole genome shotgun sequence genome contains a region encoding:
- the LOC128258130 gene encoding uncharacterized protein LOC128258130 isoform X3 — protein sequence MNDEDFSRGDVTDLSDIAEPEKFSISLSCSCVRLVPYKFEITEPVCFTSKGVRLAGILKDKDEKFVLHIHKQEVIKVIAHFGNVEPARPLVTLYLLKTCAQYVKNQLQLPDDQPHEQIGFKTHSYHTRRLILLFDSVSLSARELIKSMFICVDEISSTDAAEILERIADSDRKTQDKSSQPAPRQLRADEQVSLLMYPPKGTGSLCIRMEDYVCLTKESYLNDIIIDFYLLWLRNTLIPEPQRERTHIFSTFFYKRLTTLTRPADMKQTAAQKRHARVQKWTKVVDIFDKDFIIVPINEQSHWFLAIICFPNLKGPVTFDTNQPVEPQHLKRARGKKVSLQIGNTTITPLTKRGEGGQLPAALTADNVCRIADDESERDEAEGDDSDMASEDSENSNSAKEPAATPTSTTASTPSQSNSQPTPIGPARNIASDEVPAVKQPLILIFDSLAGASRSRVVATLRDYLTCEYRVKKPDAQAHVFNKDNMPGHCVKVPQQNNFTDCGLYLLQYVEQFFSEPIRDYRLPIKQLTNWFDFLTVTKKREDIANLIQQLMDDGNQQQRQILPVIEFPTLNGQLVEYPEDTESAEFEEEEGHDDEDPTSEMHDENNAGTDMEVDPVNEEPAQGAKTVSLATVTTTTTATTGKRFVLKRRLHNGSISSPSNGNGEASSNGGPLMMPQLVSTATGATGVSPGVAHITPRGPSGSLKIRKIEP from the exons ATGAACGACGAAG ACTTTTCCCGCGGTGATGTTACGGATTTGTCGGATATCGCAGAACCGGAAAAGTTCTCCATATCCCTGAGCTGCAGCTGCGTGCGTTTGGTGCCCTACAAATTCGAGATTACAGAGCCG GTCTGTTTCACCTCCAAGGGCGTCCGGCTTGCGGGCATCCTCAAGGACAAGGACGAGAAGTTCGTGCTGCACATACATAAGCAGGAGGTCATCAAGGTGATAGCCCACTTTGGAAACGTCGAACCCGCGCGACCACTGGTCACGCTATATCTTCTCAAGACCTGCGCGCAGTATGTCAAGAACCAGCTCCAGCTGCCCGACGATCAGCCCCATGAAC AAATCGGCTTCAAGACGCACAGCTATCACACTCGCCGCCTTATTCTGCTGTTCGATAGCGTCTCCTTGTCCGCCCGCGAACTCATTAAGTCGATGTTCATTTGCGTGGACGAGATTTCCTCCACCGATGCAGCCGAGATTCTCGAGAGGATCGCTGACTCCGATCGCAAGACGCAGGACAAGAGTTCGCAACCAGCGCCTCGCCAGCTGAGAGCAGATGAGCAGGTCAGTCTGCTCATGTATCCGCCGAAGGGAACCGGAAGCCTGTGCATCCGCATGGAGGACTACGTGTGCCTCACCAAGGAGTCCTATCTCAACGATATCATCATTGATTTTTACCTGCTCTGGCTGAGAAACACTCTGATTCCTGAGCCTCAACGCGAGAGGACGCACATCTTCAGCACATTTTTTTACAAGAGATTAACTACGCTAACACGCCCAGCGGACATGAAACAAACGGCAGCTCAGAAGCGTCACGCCAGGGTGCAAAAGTGGACCAAAGTGGTCGATATATTTGATAAGGATTTTATTATAGTTCCCATCAACGAGCAGTCGCATTGGTTCCTAGCCATAATATGCTTCCCTAACCTAAAAGGTCCTGTGACGTTCGACACAAATCAGCCCGTGGAACCGCAGCATCTGAAGCGAGCCAGGGGCAAGAAGGTATCGCTGCAGATTGGCAACACCACCATAACCCCGCTTACGAAACGCGGAGAGGGTGGACAACTGCCTGCAGCTCTGACCGCCGACAACGTTTGCCGGATAGCAGACGATGAGAGCGAAAGAGACGAGGCGGAGGGCGATGACAGCGACATGGCCTCGGAGGACAGTGAAAACTCAAACTCGGCCAAGGAGCCAGCGGCCACGCCAACCTCCACGACTGCTAGCACCCCCAGTCAATCCAATTCACAGCCCACTCCCATCGGTCCAGCGAGAAACATTGCTTCCGACGAGGTGCCAGCCGTTAAGCAACCGCTGATCCTCATCTTCGACTCACTGGCGGGCGCTTCGCGAAGTCGCGTTGTGGCCACATTGCGGGATTACCTCACATGTGAGTACCGGGTGAAGAAGCCGGATGCGCAGGCGCACGTCTTCAACAAGGACAACATGCCGGGCCACTGCGTCAAGGTGCCGCAGCAGAACAACTTCACCGATTGCGGCCTGTACCTCCTGCAGTATGTGGAGCAGTTCTTCAGCGAGCCGATCAGAGACTATAGGCTGCCCATCAAGCAGCTGACCAATTGGTTCGACTTTCTCACTGTGACCAAGAAGCGCGAGGACATTGCCAATCTCATCCAGCAGCTGATGGACGATGGCAACCAGCAGCAAAGGCAGATTCTGCCGGTGATTGAGTTCCCCACGCTGAACGGGCAGTTGGTGGAGTATCCTGAAGATACGGAGAGCGCAGAGtttgaggaggaggagggtcACGACGACGAGGATCCCACAAGCGAAATG CACGATGAAAACAATGCCGGCACGGACATGGAAGTGGATCCCGTAAACGAAGAGCCAGCGCAGGGAGCGAAAACCGTCTCGTTGGCCACCGTGACCACCACGACGACGGCCACGACTGGCAAGCGGTTCGTGCTAAAGCGGCGCTTGCATAATGGATCCATATCGAGTCCCAGCAACGGAAACGGAGAGGCCAGCAGCAATGGAGGCCCACTGATGATGCCCCAGCTGGTAAGCACGGCAACCGGGGCGACGGGCGTTTCGCCCGGAGTCGCGCATATCACGCCACGTGGACCAAGCGGAAGTCTGAAGATCCGCAAGATCGAGCCGTAG
- the LOC128258130 gene encoding uncharacterized protein LOC128258130 isoform X1, producing MEQYIVPLEEPVYSDLQVVQVPQDEVGSLVLQDDQQLVFNDQQQVVYQTAAPAQYQQPQQSAAPTYHIIGGDDLAQQQQQHQQQQQQQQQQQQQQQQQQVVMHHQQHQVQQVHYQQQDAQQQQQQQQLHLEQQQQQQYVQHQQQPPAIQHTQQIYYTSEQVLQPNAIVQHMQQQKKQQQVMQQQQQQQQQQQQQQYQQHAPAYQVQAAPQGQAQLLQSPQQQHQQAQQPQTLQLQTSPAQQQPQQHQQIVYRMTTTQQPQRPIGMLNNTHVIVQQQPVLIQAQQHQELIMRQTAIHPYNNRVVYATSPQQQQQQQHVIQQHVQQQQVQQQQVQQQQQMQLQATGQTAHLVQARVVPQQTQNVVYQQLQVQKVPQQQAPQQQQPQLVAQQQPQLVTTTASGGTQLVRAAFRKSPRGGAVVSRPGTLITTRPTLTPTIVRQVRPRGGAVGSMPGGLVRNMRPAGLRPTRAPLMVQTSGSDGQTMQIVTQAQMKQITISTNLGQPQQQPQQQQLQQQQPRHIYRTHMVTDGNPQAQQPHQHMLMVRHSPIRYRAPVTLTSAVSAPVPAPAPAANPAAGVVQPSNIGMDLEERIQAAVLKKEQQKPAPPTQAVAPNQLQSMQIGTGTTLTTYYPGGAASQEEEQQQQQQVVQSQAQGIRPASGASMTLAEYKKRQTLSASPAPVAAPNPGLAPMRANTPGTMVRPTAKITPTQPPTGALAPGTRIMQPQRAIPAAVVAPLPAPPAATQGSSVMKTSHNNYEIHSQHVLNNRAGQEIADRDKNSAKMLVILASGEQRLITFTLPRESCTVQDLLEQVGVPFDHTTSIQCVEHRGANVDFVVTVGFTVQESTSELISRAEESLQMNRSQDNQAPVAGASANSGPATSSASPAYAQANAAAEQAKREAASSASGNPSVGAVSSAGSTASAPSEGRKLIDGFLAVCQLCGFTGMDHARCERCKRVFPEPPKRKSYMPKPSASSSPASSSSSEPVSAAVSAAEKKRELAAARFSKQIGVTYGSGVGVGGRGRGSLAMRGGRARGGRRVAEVDPVVLLSSEDEADDGESNSETGNQSSNNSKLNSNGSLHDLPAAFACEPNLPEIDEELFYKDFSRGDVTDLSDIAEPEKFSISLSCSCVRLVPYKFEITEPVCFTSKGVRLAGILKDKDEKFVLHIHKQEVIKVIAHFGNVEPARPLVTLYLLKTCAQYVKNQLQLPDDQPHEQIGFKTHSYHTRRLILLFDSVSLSARELIKSMFICVDEISSTDAAEILERIADSDRKTQDKSSQPAPRQLRADEQVSLLMYPPKGTGSLCIRMEDYVCLTKESYLNDIIIDFYLLWLRNTLIPEPQRERTHIFSTFFYKRLTTLTRPADMKQTAAQKRHARVQKWTKVVDIFDKDFIIVPINEQSHWFLAIICFPNLKGPVTFDTNQPVEPQHLKRARGKKVSLQIGNTTITPLTKRGEGGQLPAALTADNVCRIADDESERDEAEGDDSDMASEDSENSNSAKEPAATPTSTTASTPSQSNSQPTPIGPARNIASDEVPAVKQPLILIFDSLAGASRSRVVATLRDYLTCEYRVKKPDAQAHVFNKDNMPGHCVKVPQQNNFTDCGLYLLQYVEQFFSEPIRDYRLPIKQLTNWFDFLTVTKKREDIANLIQQLMDDGNQQQRQILPVIEFPTLNGQLVEYPEDTESAEFEEEEGHDDEDPTSEMHDENNAGTDMEVDPVNEEPAQGAKTVSLATVTTTTTATTGKRFVLKRRLHNGSISSPSNGNGEASSNGGPLMMPQLVSTATGATGVSPGVAHITPRGPSGSLKIRKIEP from the exons ATGGAGCAATATATAGTGCCCCTAGAGGAGCCCGTCTACTCGGATTTGCAGGTAGTGCAAGTGCCTCAAGATGAGGTGGGG TCCTTGGTTCTGCAGGACGACCAGCAGTTGGTGTTCAACGACCAGCAGCAAGTTGTCTACCAAACGGCAGCTCCTGCTCAATATCAGCAGCCCCAGCAGTCGGCTGCACCCACATACCACATAATCGGAGGCGATGATCTCgctcagcagcaacagcagcaccaacagcagcagcagcagcaacaacaacaacaacaacagcagcagcagcagcaagttGTAATGcaccaccagcaacatcaAGTGCAGCAGGTTCACTACCAGCAACAGGacgcacagcagcagcaacagcagcagcaattgcatctggagcaacagcaacagcagcaatatgtgcagcaccagcagcaaccaCCCGCCATTCAGCACACGCAGCAGATCTACTACACTTCTGAGCAAGTTTTGCAACCAAATGCCATAGTTCAACATATGCAACAGCAAAAGAAACAGCAGCAAgtgatgcagcagcagcagcaacaacaacagcagcagcagcaacagcagtatCAGCAACATGCCCCCGCCTACCAAGTCCAAGCTGCTCCCCAAGGGCAAGCCCAATTGCTGCAAAGcccccagcagcagcatcagcaagcGCAGCAGCCACAAACGCTGCAGTTGCAGACATCGCCGGCCCAGCAGCAAccgcagcagcaccagcagatTGTCTACCGCATGACCACCACCCAGCAGCCACAAAGACCCATAGGG ATGCTGAACAATACGCACGTGATTGTGCAGCAGCAACCTGTGTTAATCCAGGCCCAACAGCATCAGGAACTGATTATGCGCCAGACGGCCATTCATCCGTACAACAATCGCGTCGTCTATGCCACTTCtccacaacagcagcagcaacaacagcacgTCATCCAGCAGCAcgtacagcagcagcaagtgcagcagcaacaagtccagcagcaacagcagatgCAACTGCAGGCCACGGGCCAAACAGCCCACTTGGTTCAGGCTCGTGTTGTGCCCCAGCAAACCCAAAACGTTGTCTACCAGCAGTTGCAAGTGCAAAAAGTTCCACAGCAGCAGGCgccacaacagcagcagccgcagttGGTGGCTCAACAGCAACCGCAACTAGTGACCACCACTGCGTCAGGAGGAACCCAACTTGTCAGAGCCGCGTTCAGGAAATCTCCTCGAGGTGGAGCTGTTGTGAGCAGACCAGGAACGCTAATCACCACTAGGCCCACGCTTACGCCCACAATCGTACGGCAAGTTCGCCCGCGAGGAGGAGCTGTGGGTTCAATGCCCGGTGGATTGGTTAGGAACATGCGTCCTGCCGGCTTGCGACCCACTCGAGCCCCATTGATGGTGCAGACCAGCGGCAGCGACGGTCAGACAATGCAAATTGTGACTCAGGCCCAGATGAAACAGATCACCATCAGCACGAATCTCGgccagccgcagcagcagccacagcaacagcagttgcaacagcagcagccgcgTCACATCTATCGCACCCATATGGTTACCGACGGAAATCCCCAAGCGCAGCAGCCTCATCAGCATATGCTGATGGTGCGGCATTCTCCGATTCGTTATAGGGCTCCTGTAACGTTGACCTCAGCTGTTTCGGCACCAGTTCCGGCACCGGCTCCTGCAGCAAATCCCGCAGCAGGAGTGGTGCAACCAAGCAACATAGGCATGGATTTGGAGGAGCGGATTCAGGCGGCAGTGCTGAAGAAGGAGCAACAGAAGCCTGCACCACCGACGCAAGCGGTGGCCCCCAACCAACTGCAATCCATGCAAATTGGAACGGGCACCACCCTCACCACTTACTATCCTGGAGGAGCTGCCTCGCAAGAAgaggagcaacagcaacagcagcaggtgGTGCAGAGTCAGGCGCAAGGAATTCGCCCGGCCAGTGGAGCCAGCATGACACTGGCGGAGTACAAGAAGAGGCAGACCCTGTCGGCCTCGCCAGCTCCTGTTGCGGCACCAAATCCGGGCCTGGCACCCATGAGAGCCAACACTCCTGGAACCATGGTTCGGCCAACGGCCAAAATTACGCCCACGCAACCACCTACTGGAGCTTTGGCCCCGGGCACCAGAATTATGCAGCCTCAAAGGGCGATACCGGCGGCAGTGGTGGCTCCACTTCCAGCGCCACCAGCGGCTACCCAGGGATCATCCGTGATGAAGACCTCGCACAACAACTACGAGATCCACTCGCAACATGTACTGAATAACCGAGCCGGTCAGGAAATTGCAGACCGCGATAAGAACAGTGCCAAGATGCTGGTGATCCTGGCCAGCGGCGAGCAGCGTTTGATCACCTTCACTTTGCCACGCGAATCCTGCACGGTGCAGGATCTCCTCGAGCAGGTGGGCGTGCCATTCGACCATACAACCTCCATCCAATGTGTCGAGCATCGCGGTGCCAATGTGGACTTTGTGGTCACCGTGGGCTTTACGGTGCAGGAGTCAACCAGCGAACTGATTTCACGTGCGGAGGAGAGTCTTCAGATGAACCGCTCGCAGGATAATCAAGCACCGGTAGCAGGTGCATCCGCCAATTCTGGTCCTGCCACCTCCAGTGCTTCGCCTGCCTACGCCCAAGCAAATGCCGCAGCGGAGCAGGCAAAACGCGAAGCGGCCAGTTCGGCAAGTGGAAATCCATCAGTTGGGGCGGTATCGTCTGCCGGCTCCACGGCATCTGCTCCCTCGGAGGGCAGGAAGTTGATCGATGGCTTCCTGGCCGTCTGCCAGCTGTGTGGCTTCACTGGAATGGATCACGCACGCTGCGAACGTTGCAAACGCGTCTTCCCGGAGCCGCCGAAACGCAAATCCTACATGCCCAAGCCCAGTGCTTCATCATCGCCAGCTTCTTCGTCCTCCAGCGAACCCGTATCGGCAGCTGTGTCTGCGGCGGAGAAGAAGCGAGAGTTGGCAGCAGCAAGATTTAGCAAACAAATCGGAGTGACCTACGGATCGGGAGTGGGAGTTGGAGGACGGGGCCGGGGATCCCTGGCCATGAGGGGAGGAAGGGCCAGAGGAGGCCGCCGAGTGGCCGAAGTGGATCCCGTGGTGCTGTTGAGCAGCGAGGACGAAGCTGATGACGGCGAAAGTAACTCTGAGACAGGAAAT CAATCGTCAAACAATTCCAAACTGAACTCCAATGGCAGTCTGCATGATCTTCCCGCCGCCTTTGCCTGCGAGCCAAATCTGCCAGAGATCGATGAGGAACTTTTCTATAAAG ACTTTTCCCGCGGTGATGTTACGGATTTGTCGGATATCGCAGAACCGGAAAAGTTCTCCATATCCCTGAGCTGCAGCTGCGTGCGTTTGGTGCCCTACAAATTCGAGATTACAGAGCCG GTCTGTTTCACCTCCAAGGGCGTCCGGCTTGCGGGCATCCTCAAGGACAAGGACGAGAAGTTCGTGCTGCACATACATAAGCAGGAGGTCATCAAGGTGATAGCCCACTTTGGAAACGTCGAACCCGCGCGACCACTGGTCACGCTATATCTTCTCAAGACCTGCGCGCAGTATGTCAAGAACCAGCTCCAGCTGCCCGACGATCAGCCCCATGAAC AAATCGGCTTCAAGACGCACAGCTATCACACTCGCCGCCTTATTCTGCTGTTCGATAGCGTCTCCTTGTCCGCCCGCGAACTCATTAAGTCGATGTTCATTTGCGTGGACGAGATTTCCTCCACCGATGCAGCCGAGATTCTCGAGAGGATCGCTGACTCCGATCGCAAGACGCAGGACAAGAGTTCGCAACCAGCGCCTCGCCAGCTGAGAGCAGATGAGCAGGTCAGTCTGCTCATGTATCCGCCGAAGGGAACCGGAAGCCTGTGCATCCGCATGGAGGACTACGTGTGCCTCACCAAGGAGTCCTATCTCAACGATATCATCATTGATTTTTACCTGCTCTGGCTGAGAAACACTCTGATTCCTGAGCCTCAACGCGAGAGGACGCACATCTTCAGCACATTTTTTTACAAGAGATTAACTACGCTAACACGCCCAGCGGACATGAAACAAACGGCAGCTCAGAAGCGTCACGCCAGGGTGCAAAAGTGGACCAAAGTGGTCGATATATTTGATAAGGATTTTATTATAGTTCCCATCAACGAGCAGTCGCATTGGTTCCTAGCCATAATATGCTTCCCTAACCTAAAAGGTCCTGTGACGTTCGACACAAATCAGCCCGTGGAACCGCAGCATCTGAAGCGAGCCAGGGGCAAGAAGGTATCGCTGCAGATTGGCAACACCACCATAACCCCGCTTACGAAACGCGGAGAGGGTGGACAACTGCCTGCAGCTCTGACCGCCGACAACGTTTGCCGGATAGCAGACGATGAGAGCGAAAGAGACGAGGCGGAGGGCGATGACAGCGACATGGCCTCGGAGGACAGTGAAAACTCAAACTCGGCCAAGGAGCCAGCGGCCACGCCAACCTCCACGACTGCTAGCACCCCCAGTCAATCCAATTCACAGCCCACTCCCATCGGTCCAGCGAGAAACATTGCTTCCGACGAGGTGCCAGCCGTTAAGCAACCGCTGATCCTCATCTTCGACTCACTGGCGGGCGCTTCGCGAAGTCGCGTTGTGGCCACATTGCGGGATTACCTCACATGTGAGTACCGGGTGAAGAAGCCGGATGCGCAGGCGCACGTCTTCAACAAGGACAACATGCCGGGCCACTGCGTCAAGGTGCCGCAGCAGAACAACTTCACCGATTGCGGCCTGTACCTCCTGCAGTATGTGGAGCAGTTCTTCAGCGAGCCGATCAGAGACTATAGGCTGCCCATCAAGCAGCTGACCAATTGGTTCGACTTTCTCACTGTGACCAAGAAGCGCGAGGACATTGCCAATCTCATCCAGCAGCTGATGGACGATGGCAACCAGCAGCAAAGGCAGATTCTGCCGGTGATTGAGTTCCCCACGCTGAACGGGCAGTTGGTGGAGTATCCTGAAGATACGGAGAGCGCAGAGtttgaggaggaggagggtcACGACGACGAGGATCCCACAAGCGAAATG CACGATGAAAACAATGCCGGCACGGACATGGAAGTGGATCCCGTAAACGAAGAGCCAGCGCAGGGAGCGAAAACCGTCTCGTTGGCCACCGTGACCACCACGACGACGGCCACGACTGGCAAGCGGTTCGTGCTAAAGCGGCGCTTGCATAATGGATCCATATCGAGTCCCAGCAACGGAAACGGAGAGGCCAGCAGCAATGGAGGCCCACTGATGATGCCCCAGCTGGTAAGCACGGCAACCGGGGCGACGGGCGTTTCGCCCGGAGTCGCGCATATCACGCCACGTGGACCAAGCGGAAGTCTGAAGATCCGCAAGATCGAGCCGTAG